Proteins from one Choloepus didactylus isolate mChoDid1 chromosome 4, mChoDid1.pri, whole genome shotgun sequence genomic window:
- the GPR65 gene encoding psychosine receptor, whose protein sequence is MNSTCIEEQHDLDHFLFPIVYIVVVIVGIPANIGSLCVSFLQAKKENELGIYLFSLSLSDLLYALTLPLWIDYTWNKDNWTLPAFLCKGSAFLMYMNFYSSTAFLTCIAVDRYLAVVHPLRFSFLRTRRFASMVSLSIWVLETIFNAIILWKDETAVEYCDAEKSNFTLCYDKYPLEKWQISLNWFRTCTGYAIPLVIIMICNQKVYQAVRHNQATENREKKRIIKLLLSITLTFVLCFTPFHVMLLIRSILERDVNFDGHIFDHNKSGKQTYKMYRITVALTSLNCVADPILYCFVTETGRSDMWNILKFLTGKFNKSQRQSKSVLSMSTKDTMELEVLE, encoded by the coding sequence atgaacagcacaTGTATTGAGGAACAACATGACCTAGATCACTTTCTGTTTCCAATTGTTTACATTGTTGTGGTTATAGTTGGCATTCCAGCCAACATTGGATCTCTGTGTGTGTCCTTTCTAcaagcaaagaaggaaaatgaactGGGAATATACCTATTCAGTTTATCACTGTCAGATCTCTTGTATGCATTAACTCTTCCTCTCTGGATTGATTATACTTGGAATAAAGACAACTGGACTTTACCCGCGTTTTTGTGCAAAGGGAGTGCTTTCTTGATGTACATGAACTTTTACAGCAGCACAGCATTCCTAACCTGCATTGCTGTTGATCGGTATTTAGCAGTTGTCCACCCTTTGAGGTTTTCTTTTCTGAGGACAAGAAGATTTGCTTCCATGGTCAGCCTATCCATCTGGGTGTTGGAAACCATCTTCAATGCAATCATTTTGTGGAAAGATGAAACAGCTGTCGAATATTGTGATGCCGAAAAGTCCAATTTTACTctatgctatgacaaatatcctttggagaaatggcaaATCAGTCTCAACTGGTTTAGGACGTGTACGGGCTATGCAATACCTTTGGTCATCATAATGATTTGCAATCAGAAAGTCTACCAAGCCGTGCGGCATAATCAAGCCAcggaaaacagggaaaagaagagaatcaTAAAGCTATTACTTAGTATCACATTGACTTTTGTCTTGTGCTTTACTCCCTTCCATGTGATGTTGCTGATACGCAGCATTTTAGAGCGCGATGTGAACTTTGATGGGCATATATTTGACCACAATAAGTCTGGGAAGCAGACTTATAAAATGTATAGAATCACAGTTGCATTAACAAGTTTAAATTGTGTCGCTGATCCAATTCTGTACTGTTTTGTAACTGAAACAGGGAGATCTGATATGTGGAACATATTAAAATTCTTAACTGGGAAGTTTAATAAATCGCAAAGGCAAAGCAAAAGTGTACTTTCTATGTCTACAAAAGATACTATGGAATTAGAGGTCCTGgaataa